In one Sphingomonas sp. S1-29 genomic region, the following are encoded:
- a CDS encoding sigma-70 family RNA polymerase sigma factor: MTDADSARALLCDDIARVAAGDRAALKAVYDRTSAKLFGVCFRIVKDRESAEDVLQEVYLKVWHRAARFDRERASPITWLCAIARNSAIDWRRTSERRLEDPDELIQTAFADVASTDENMVDHEGRMLLAQCLDTLEEHQHHSIRAAFFDGYTYAELAERASVPLGTMKSWVRRGLERLKRCIDHG, translated from the coding sequence ATGACCGACGCCGATAGTGCGCGTGCCCTGCTGTGCGATGACATCGCGCGCGTCGCGGCGGGTGATCGCGCTGCGCTGAAGGCGGTCTATGACCGCACCTCGGCCAAGCTGTTCGGCGTATGCTTCCGTATCGTGAAGGACCGCGAATCGGCCGAAGACGTGCTGCAGGAAGTCTATCTCAAGGTCTGGCACCGTGCCGCGCGCTTCGATCGCGAGCGGGCGAGCCCGATCACCTGGCTGTGCGCGATCGCGCGCAACAGCGCGATCGACTGGCGCCGCACCAGCGAGCGCCGGCTCGAAGATCCCGATGAACTCATCCAGACCGCGTTCGCCGACGTAGCTTCCACCGATGAGAACATGGTCGATCACGAAGGACGGATGCTGCTGGCACAATGCCTCGACACGCTCGAGGAGCATCAGCATCACTCGATCCGCGCTGCGTTCTTCGATGGCTACACCTATGCCGAGCTCGCCGAGCGCGCGTCGGTGCCGTTGGGCACGATGAAGAGCTGGGTCCGCCGCGGCCTCGAACGGCTCAAACGGTGCATCGATCATG
- a CDS encoding glycoside hydrolase family 43 protein: protein MIRNPILPGFNPDPSIVRVGDDYYIATSTFEWFPGVQIHHSTDLANWTLVARPLARADLLDMRGDPDSCGVWAPCLTYANGLFHLVYTDVKRYGRTTTGGASGASLRDFHNYLVTAPSIDGPWSDRVYLNSSGFDPSLFTDEDGRQYVSNMLWDHRPGRNRFAGIVLQEYDATVRALVGERHLIFKGTELGLTEAPHIYRRDGYYYLLTAEGGTGWNHAVTMARSRTLTGPYELHPDRYILTARNRPDAPLQRAGHADLVEAPDGTPWLAYLCGRPLPNRGRCVMGRETAIQPMRWGDDGWLYTLAGDAMPVLAVEHDAAPPEPRQERTRFDTPQLPIDFQWLRTPEPDRIFSLTARPGHLRLYGRETIGSVFEQALVARRQQAFCYTAQTRIEVAPAHFQQMAGLVCYYNGTKFHYLYVSHDDAIGRHLAVMSALPDSPQADAFTAPIAIPDGAIELGVEVDFERLRFRYRCEGDADWTWLPQLFDASILSDEASAPGMANFTGAFVGVAAQDMAGTAMPADVAWFDYREREYAA, encoded by the coding sequence ATGATCCGCAATCCGATCCTGCCGGGGTTCAACCCCGACCCCTCGATCGTCCGTGTCGGCGACGATTATTACATCGCCACCTCGACCTTCGAATGGTTTCCGGGGGTGCAGATCCACCATTCGACCGATCTGGCGAACTGGACACTGGTCGCGCGCCCGCTTGCGCGTGCCGACCTGCTCGACATGCGCGGCGATCCCGACAGCTGCGGGGTGTGGGCGCCGTGCCTGACCTATGCGAACGGGCTGTTCCACCTCGTCTATACCGACGTCAAACGCTATGGCCGCACCACCACCGGCGGCGCTTCGGGGGCGTCGCTGCGCGATTTCCACAATTATCTGGTGACCGCGCCGTCGATCGACGGGCCATGGTCGGATCGGGTGTATCTCAACAGCAGCGGCTTCGACCCGTCGCTGTTCACCGATGAGGACGGCCGGCAATATGTCTCGAATATGCTGTGGGACCATCGCCCCGGCCGCAATCGTTTCGCCGGCATCGTGCTGCAGGAATATGATGCGACCGTGCGCGCGCTGGTGGGCGAGCGCCACCTGATTTTCAAAGGCACCGAATTGGGTCTTACCGAAGCGCCGCATATCTACCGGCGCGACGGCTATTATTATCTGCTGACCGCCGAGGGCGGGACGGGATGGAACCACGCGGTGACGATGGCGCGGTCGCGCACGCTCACCGGTCCGTATGAGCTCCATCCCGATCGCTACATCCTCACCGCGCGCAACCGCCCCGACGCGCCGCTCCAGCGCGCGGGCCATGCCGATCTGGTCGAGGCGCCCGACGGGACGCCGTGGCTGGCCTATCTGTGCGGCCGCCCGCTCCCCAATCGCGGGCGCTGCGTGATGGGGCGCGAGACCGCGATCCAGCCGATGCGCTGGGGCGACGATGGCTGGCTCTACACGCTTGCGGGCGATGCGATGCCGGTGCTCGCGGTCGAGCATGATGCCGCACCGCCCGAACCGCGGCAGGAGCGCACCCGCTTCGACACGCCCCAACTGCCGATCGATTTCCAGTGGTTGCGCACCCCCGAACCCGATCGCATCTTCTCGCTCACCGCGCGTCCGGGGCATTTGCGGCTCTATGGCCGCGAGACGATCGGCAGCGTGTTCGAGCAAGCGCTGGTCGCGCGGCGGCAACAGGCATTTTGCTACACCGCGCAGACGCGGATCGAAGTCGCACCCGCGCACTTCCAGCAGATGGCGGGACTGGTCTGCTATTATAACGGCACCAAGTTCCATTACCTGTACGTCAGCCACGACGACGCGATCGGGCGACATCTGGCGGTGATGTCGGCGCTGCCCGACAGCCCGCAGGCCGATGCCTTCACCGCGCCGATCGCGATTCCCGACGGCGCGATCGAACTCGGCGTCGAGGTCGATTTCGAGCGGCTGCGCTTTCGCTATCGTTGCGAGGGCGACGCCGATTGGACCTGGCTGCCGCAATTGTTCGACGCGAGCATCCTGTCGGACGAGGCGAGCGCACCGGGGATGGCGAACTTCACCGGCGCCTTCGTCGGGGTCGCGGCGCAGGACATGGCGGGCACCGCGATGCCCGCCGATGTCGCCTGGTTCGATTATCGCGAACGCGAATATGCCGCGTGA
- a CDS encoding MFS transporter, which yields MKAARRPIKNLRWWLIGVVMIGTSLNYLTRSTLGVAAPTVLADLGIGEREYGWITGAFQLGIMLQPVAGYLLDTIGLRMGLAIFASAWAVITMAHGLATGWLSLMGLRAALGFAEGTAHPGGLKVVAEWFPARERGFASGIYNVGASFGSMLAPPLVAGAILWWNWRAAFVVVGILAGLWVVLWLFTYRSVETHQRLSEEERALIATGREAHLAVGPRRSIPTLLRQRNLWGIVLPRFLADPTWGTLTFWLPLYLVTARGFDLAQIAMFAWLPFVAADFGCMAGPAMAAWLRRRGVGLINARRGAFTIGALLMTCMIFVGSVESPYAAIALLSLGGFAHQMLSVTCITLATDLFPQNEIGTVAGIGGTFANLGVLLFSVAIGTLVTTIGYEPFFVALSMLDLLAAVVLWTVVKPPAVAPEPQGQDVAA from the coding sequence GTGAAGGCTGCCCGCCGCCCGATCAAGAATCTGCGCTGGTGGCTGATCGGCGTGGTGATGATCGGCACCAGCCTGAATTATCTGACGCGCAGCACGCTCGGCGTCGCCGCGCCGACGGTGCTCGCCGATCTGGGGATCGGCGAGCGCGAATATGGCTGGATCACCGGCGCGTTCCAGCTGGGCATCATGCTCCAGCCGGTCGCGGGCTATCTGCTCGACACGATCGGGCTTCGTATGGGGCTGGCGATCTTCGCCAGCGCCTGGGCGGTCATCACGATGGCGCATGGCCTGGCGACCGGCTGGCTGTCGCTGATGGGGCTTCGCGCCGCGCTCGGCTTTGCCGAGGGCACCGCGCATCCCGGCGGGCTCAAGGTGGTCGCCGAATGGTTTCCTGCGCGCGAACGCGGCTTTGCCAGCGGTATCTACAATGTCGGCGCGTCGTTCGGGTCGATGCTCGCGCCGCCGTTGGTCGCGGGCGCGATACTTTGGTGGAACTGGCGTGCGGCGTTCGTGGTGGTCGGGATCCTGGCAGGGCTGTGGGTCGTGCTGTGGCTGTTCACCTATCGATCGGTCGAGACGCACCAGCGGCTGAGCGAGGAAGAGCGCGCGCTGATTGCGACCGGGCGCGAGGCGCATCTGGCGGTCGGCCCGCGGCGGTCGATCCCGACCTTGCTCCGCCAGCGCAACCTGTGGGGCATCGTGCTGCCGCGCTTCCTCGCCGATCCGACCTGGGGGACGCTCACCTTCTGGCTGCCGCTCTACCTGGTCACCGCGCGCGGCTTCGACCTGGCGCAGATCGCGATGTTCGCGTGGCTGCCCTTCGTCGCCGCCGATTTCGGCTGCATGGCCGGCCCCGCGATGGCGGCGTGGCTGCGGCGGCGCGGGGTTGGCCTGATCAACGCGCGGCGCGGGGCGTTCACGATCGGCGCGCTGCTGATGACGTGCATGATCTTCGTCGGCAGCGTCGAGAGTCCCTATGCCGCGATCGCGCTGCTGAGCCTGGGCGGCTTCGCGCACCAGATGCTGTCGGTGACCTGCATCACGCTTGCCACCGATCTGTTCCCGCAGAACGAGATCGGCACCGTCGCGGGGATCGGCGGCACCTTCGCCAATTTGGGGGTGCTGTTGTTCTCGGTCGCGATCGGCACGCTGGTGACGACGATCGGCTACGAGCCCTTCTTCGTCGCGTTGTCGATGCTCGACCTGCTCGCCGCCGTGGTGCTGTGGACGGTGGTCAAGCCGCCCGCGGTCGCCCCCGAACCCCAAGGACAGGATGTCGCCGCATGA